In Amycolatopsis coloradensis, one genomic interval encodes:
- a CDS encoding glycosyltransferase family 2 protein yields MTSETRQLPEGAVVGVVVTRHRRELLADSLKVIAAQTRPVDHLVVVDNGPDKSARDIVEDYPLPFTYLPSHRNLGGAGGFALGMLHALSLGADWVWLADDDGRPADENVLAILLDEAEKRDLAEISPVVTNIDAPDKLAFPLRRGLTWKRSSSELGVDFLPGIASLMNGALFRASTLDVVGVPDLRLFFRGDEVELHRRLVRSGLPFGTSLKTAYLHPDGSDEFKPMLGGRFHAQDPENEVKRYYTYRNRGYLLSQPGMRKIGALEVVRFGLYFVGVKRDPKAFLQWLKLVRQGRRERFYRY; encoded by the coding sequence ATGACCAGCGAGACCCGGCAGTTGCCCGAAGGCGCCGTCGTCGGCGTCGTCGTCACGCGCCATCGGCGGGAACTGCTCGCGGACTCGCTCAAGGTGATCGCCGCGCAGACGCGCCCGGTCGACCACCTCGTCGTGGTCGACAACGGGCCGGACAAGTCGGCGCGGGACATCGTCGAGGACTACCCGCTTCCGTTCACGTACCTGCCCTCGCACCGGAATCTCGGTGGCGCGGGCGGGTTCGCGCTCGGCATGCTGCACGCGCTCTCGCTGGGCGCGGACTGGGTCTGGCTCGCCGACGACGACGGCCGTCCCGCCGACGAGAACGTCCTCGCGATCCTGCTGGACGAGGCCGAGAAGCGCGATCTGGCCGAGATCTCCCCGGTGGTCACCAACATCGACGCGCCGGACAAGCTCGCGTTCCCGTTGCGACGCGGGCTGACCTGGAAGCGTTCGTCGTCGGAGCTGGGCGTCGACTTCCTGCCCGGGATCGCCTCGCTGATGAACGGCGCGTTGTTCCGCGCGTCCACTTTGGACGTCGTCGGCGTGCCGGATCTGCGGCTGTTCTTCCGCGGCGACGAGGTCGAACTGCACCGGCGCCTGGTGCGTTCCGGACTGCCGTTCGGCACCTCGCTCAAGACCGCGTACCTGCACCCGGACGGCTCGGACGAGTTCAAGCCGATGCTGGGCGGCCGGTTCCACGCGCAGGACCCGGAGAACGAGGTCAAGCGCTACTACACCTACCGCAACCGCGGGTACCTGCTGTCCCAGCCGGGCATGCGCAAGATCGGAGCGCTCGAAGTGGTGCGTTTCGGTCTGTACTTCGTCGGCGTGAAGCGGGACCCGAAGGCTTTCCTGCAGTGGCTCAAGCTCGTGCGCCAGGGCCGCCGAGAAAGGTTCTACCGCTACTGA
- a CDS encoding spore coat protein: MTRLLLRADASGTIGAGHVSRMVAYAERAVARGWEVVFSGQVDNAEWLAARFGELSVPVVPSVPFDGFDAVVVDHYGLGELREEVNAAGALLVSIEDDVFGRRAADLVVDCGFDPAPRPDDGSGALLRGVAYAPMRDVVRDAREKRRGREAAERAHVTVVLGGGTEWAGTVSALLHALRDTELPFVADVLVRGEPGVPEALPGQEFRVQPPGPGLLDLVVETDVAVSAAGVTLLELCCLGVPTGVVKLVENQETGYRGALGLGLAAGLGSAAALDDDAVETLRTLLLDGETRRRFSETASSVVDGRGVDRVLDRLEKMGSTE, translated from the coding sequence GTGACGAGGCTCCTGTTGCGAGCCGACGCCTCCGGGACGATCGGCGCCGGCCACGTCTCGCGCATGGTCGCCTATGCCGAACGCGCGGTCGCGCGCGGCTGGGAGGTCGTGTTCTCGGGCCAGGTCGACAACGCCGAATGGCTGGCCGCCCGGTTCGGCGAGTTGTCGGTTCCGGTGGTGCCGTCAGTGCCGTTCGATGGCTTCGACGCGGTGGTCGTCGATCACTACGGCCTCGGCGAGCTGCGTGAAGAGGTCAACGCCGCGGGCGCGCTCCTGGTGTCCATCGAGGACGACGTGTTCGGCAGGCGTGCGGCGGACCTCGTCGTCGATTGCGGGTTCGACCCGGCGCCGAGGCCCGACGATGGTTCCGGGGCGCTGCTCAGAGGCGTGGCTTACGCGCCGATGCGGGACGTCGTCCGGGACGCCAGGGAGAAGCGCCGTGGTCGCGAAGCCGCCGAGCGGGCCCATGTGACCGTGGTGCTCGGCGGCGGGACGGAATGGGCCGGAACGGTCAGCGCGCTCCTGCACGCGTTGCGTGACACGGAATTGCCCTTCGTCGCCGACGTACTCGTGCGCGGTGAACCCGGCGTACCGGAGGCCCTACCGGGGCAGGAATTCCGCGTCCAGCCGCCCGGTCCTGGCCTGCTAGACCTGGTGGTGGAGACCGACGTGGCGGTGAGCGCGGCCGGGGTCACGCTGCTGGAGTTGTGTTGCCTCGGGGTGCCGACCGGTGTCGTGAAGCTGGTCGAGAACCAGGAGACCGGGTACCGGGGAGCGCTTGGTCTCGGGCTGGCGGCCGGGCTGGGGAGTGCGGCGGCGCTGGACGACGACGCCGTGGAGACGCTGCGGACCTTGCTGCTGGACGGGGAGACGCGGAGGCGTTTCTCGGAGACGGCGTCGTCCGTTGTGGACGGTCGTGGGGTGGACCGCGTGCTGGACCGACTCGAGAAAATGGGGTCGACGGAATGA
- a CDS encoding polysaccharide biosynthesis protein: protein MSELDGSSILLTGGTGSFGKAFITYALAELNPRRLVVLSRDELKQYEARQQFDNDPRLRWFIGDIRDRRRLERAMHGVDYVVHAAALKQVDTGEYNPFEFVQTNVVGSQHVIEAAIDTGVKKVVALSTDKASSPINLYGATKLCADXLSTDKASSPINLYGATKLCADRMFISANHYAATHPTRFSVVRYGNVMGSRGSVIPFFRALAAKGESLPITHKEMTRFWITLPQAVQFVVDSFDQMNGGELYVPRIPSMRLVELAQAIAPGSPMHEVGIRPGEKLHEEMIAPDDARRTVQLSDRYVVQPHIAGWGYEPPSDGKAVPENFAYRSDTNDLWLNADELRDLVEQYG from the coding sequence ATGTCCGAGCTGGATGGCTCCAGCATCCTGCTCACCGGCGGGACCGGTTCGTTCGGCAAGGCGTTCATCACCTACGCCCTGGCCGAGCTGAACCCGCGACGGCTGGTCGTGCTCTCCCGCGACGAGCTCAAGCAGTACGAAGCGCGCCAGCAGTTCGACAACGACCCGCGGCTGCGCTGGTTCATCGGCGACATCCGGGACCGCCGCCGCCTCGAGCGCGCGATGCACGGCGTCGATTACGTGGTGCACGCGGCCGCGCTCAAGCAGGTCGACACGGGTGAGTACAACCCGTTCGAATTCGTGCAGACCAACGTGGTCGGCTCGCAGCACGTCATCGAGGCCGCGATCGACACGGGCGTGAAGAAGGTCGTCGCGCTGTCGACGGACAAGGCTTCCAGCCCGATCAACCTGTACGGCGCCACGAAGCTGTGCGCCGACCNGCTGTCGACGGACAAGGCTTCCAGCCCGATCAACCTGTACGGCGCCACGAAGCTGTGCGCCGACCGGATGTTCATCAGCGCGAACCACTACGCCGCGACGCATCCGACCAGGTTCTCCGTGGTCCGCTACGGCAACGTCATGGGTTCGCGCGGCAGCGTGATCCCGTTCTTCCGCGCGCTCGCGGCCAAGGGCGAGTCACTGCCGATCACGCACAAGGAGATGACCCGCTTCTGGATCACGCTCCCGCAGGCCGTCCAATTCGTGGTCGACTCGTTCGACCAGATGAACGGCGGCGAGCTGTACGTGCCGCGTATTCCGAGCATGCGGCTGGTCGAGCTCGCGCAGGCGATCGCGCCCGGTTCGCCGATGCACGAGGTGGGCATCCGCCCCGGCGAGAAGCTGCACGAAGAGATGATCGCCCCCGACGACGCCCGCCGGACGGTGCAGCTGAGCGACCGCTACGTCGTGCAGCCGCATATCGCGGGCTGGGGTTACGAGCCTCCGTCGGACGGCAAAGCCGTGCCGGAGAACTTCGCGTACCGCTCGGACACCAACGACCTGTGGCTCAACGCGGACGAGCTGCGCGACCTGGTCGAGCAGTATGGGTGA
- a CDS encoding DUF3558 family protein: protein MKKLCVLPLAAAALVLAACSSEKPGSASPAPSAPPAQTGGSSSAPATGGGDTKSIDPCSLLSAADLSSYGTFKDPVTLNEGGARACQFSKEAASASDSLTVSVDLRDTQNIDSVNDGGNGKTTGNVNGRKAVLVPKPPSGCLMALELTASARADVLVDATDPKQACEVAEKVADTVEPKLPKG, encoded by the coding sequence ATGAAGAAACTCTGCGTGCTGCCACTCGCCGCGGCCGCCCTGGTGTTGGCCGCGTGCTCCAGCGAGAAGCCGGGGAGCGCGAGCCCGGCACCGTCGGCGCCGCCCGCCCAGACCGGTGGATCCAGTTCGGCGCCCGCCACCGGCGGTGGTGACACCAAGTCGATCGATCCGTGCTCTCTCCTCAGCGCGGCCGACCTCTCGTCTTACGGGACGTTCAAGGATCCGGTGACGCTGAACGAAGGCGGAGCCCGCGCCTGCCAGTTCTCCAAGGAGGCGGCGAGCGCCTCGGACAGCCTGACCGTCTCCGTCGACCTCCGGGACACGCAGAACATCGACAGCGTCAACGACGGCGGGAACGGCAAGACCACCGGGAACGTGAACGGGCGCAAAGCGGTGCTCGTGCCGAAACCGCCGTCCGGCTGCTTGATGGCACTCGAACTCACCGCTTCGGCGCGAGCCGATGTCCTCGTGGACGCCACCGACCCGAAGCAGGCCTGTGAGGTCGCCGAGAAGGTCGCCGACACCGTCGAACCGAAGCTTCCGAAGGGCTAA
- a CDS encoding epoxide hydrolase family protein, whose translation MTDEITPFTIAVPQRDLDDLATRLANTRWPDEIDGVGWGLGTPLGYLQELAEYWRLRYDWRAHEERLNGFPGFLTNIDGANVHFLHARSPEPDAIPLVLTHGWPGSIVEFLDVVGPLSDPRAYGGDPGDAFHVVVPSLPGFGFSGPTTDAGWGTGRIADAWGVLMSRLGYERFGLHGGDWGAIVSREVGVRCPERVIGAHLTMLPHAVPESEADLAGLTGDELARGEAALARGREFQTGELGYAMIQATKPQTLAYGLTDSPAGQLGWLVEKFKSYSDSRDVPEDAIDRDDLLTNVMLYWLTGTANSSSRIYAALDPAWGQAPPKSTVPTGVAVFPKDTGPPIRHLAERTDNIVHWSTPGRGGHFPGLEVPDLLIDDLRTFFRPLR comes from the coding sequence ATGACCGATGAGATCACGCCGTTCACGATCGCCGTCCCCCAACGCGACCTCGACGACCTCGCCACCCGCCTGGCGAACACGCGCTGGCCGGACGAGATCGACGGCGTCGGCTGGGGGCTCGGGACGCCGCTCGGATATCTCCAGGAGCTCGCCGAGTACTGGCGGCTCCGCTACGACTGGCGCGCCCACGAGGAGCGGCTCAACGGGTTCCCGGGTTTCCTCACGAACATCGACGGCGCGAACGTCCACTTCCTGCACGCGCGGTCTCCGGAGCCGGACGCGATCCCGCTGGTGCTCACGCACGGCTGGCCGGGGTCCATTGTGGAATTCCTCGACGTCGTCGGCCCGCTATCCGACCCGCGCGCGTACGGCGGCGACCCGGGGGACGCGTTCCACGTCGTCGTGCCGTCGCTGCCGGGGTTCGGCTTCTCTGGGCCGACGACCGACGCAGGCTGGGGTACCGGCCGGATCGCCGATGCCTGGGGAGTGCTGATGTCGCGCCTCGGGTATGAGCGGTTCGGGCTCCACGGCGGCGACTGGGGCGCGATCGTGTCGCGCGAGGTGGGCGTCCGGTGCCCGGAGCGGGTGATCGGCGCGCATCTGACGATGTTGCCGCACGCGGTACCGGAATCCGAGGCCGATCTCGCGGGGCTCACCGGTGACGAACTGGCGCGGGGAGAGGCCGCGCTGGCGCGCGGGCGGGAGTTCCAGACCGGCGAGCTGGGCTACGCGATGATCCAGGCGACCAAGCCGCAAACGCTTGCCTACGGGCTCACCGACTCACCGGCCGGGCAGCTCGGCTGGCTGGTGGAGAAGTTCAAGTCCTATTCGGACTCGCGGGACGTCCCGGAAGACGCGATCGATCGCGACGATCTGCTCACCAATGTGATGCTCTACTGGCTCACCGGCACGGCGAACTCGTCTTCGCGGATTTACGCCGCGCTGGATCCGGCCTGGGGTCAGGCACCGCCGAAGTCCACAGTGCCCACGGGGGTGGCCGTGTTCCCGAAGGACACCGGTCCGCCGATCCGGCACCTCGCCGAGCGCACCGACAACATCGTGCACTGGTCCACTCCGGGCCGAGGGGGGCACTTCCCCGGGCTGGAGGTGCCGGACCTGCTCATCGACGACCTGCGGACGTTCTTCCGGCCGCTGCGCTGA
- a CDS encoding glycosyltransferase family protein: protein MDPDPGAHVVNAVIQARASSTRLPGKVLRPLAGRSVLGWVIRAAAASPGIDNVVVATSTEADDDAVAEEAARHGALVARGPLDDVLARFAVAVESYPADAVVRLTADCPLLDPELIGQLVTLWRARPSLDYLSTTLVRTLPRGFDAELVRTGVLAEQVETACGADREHVTSGIYSRPETYSCSGVVVSPPADDLRVTLDTVEDWAVIDGVVAELGDRVGDWREVVAVLRSRPDLARLNQHVEQKKVAR, encoded by the coding sequence ATGGATCCAGACCCCGGGGCCCACGTGGTCAACGCCGTCATCCAGGCACGCGCGTCGTCGACCCGGCTACCTGGCAAAGTCCTCCGTCCGCTGGCGGGCCGGAGTGTGCTCGGCTGGGTCATCCGCGCCGCCGCGGCTTCGCCGGGGATCGACAACGTCGTGGTCGCGACCTCGACGGAGGCCGATGACGACGCGGTGGCCGAGGAGGCCGCCCGGCACGGTGCCCTGGTCGCGAGAGGGCCGCTCGACGACGTCCTCGCGCGCTTCGCGGTCGCTGTCGAGTCGTACCCGGCCGATGCGGTGGTGCGGCTTACGGCGGACTGCCCGCTGCTGGACCCGGAGCTGATCGGGCAGCTCGTCACGCTGTGGCGGGCGCGGCCGTCGTTGGACTACCTGAGCACCACCCTCGTGCGAACGCTGCCTCGGGGGTTCGACGCGGAACTCGTGCGCACGGGAGTGCTGGCCGAGCAGGTCGAGACCGCCTGCGGCGCCGATCGGGAGCACGTGACTTCGGGTATCTACTCGCGCCCAGAGACATATTCGTGCTCCGGTGTCGTGGTCAGCCCGCCCGCCGACGACCTGCGCGTGACCTTGGACACCGTCGAGGACTGGGCAGTCATCGACGGTGTCGTGGCGGAGCTGGGAGACCGTGTCGGTGACTGGCGTGAGGTGGTCGCGGTACTGCGCTCACGGCCCGATCTCGCGCGGCTCAACCAGCACGTCGAGCAGAAGAAGGTGGCCAGGTGA
- a CDS encoding ABC transporter permease: protein MHATSTVHAADGAAPTSVPPISDSKTFSRAFADIKTGFAAKELWGHLGWQDIKQRYRRSVIGPFWITISQGVIALGLGLLYSQLFGMPTSTFLPYISTGFIIWGFISGCLSEGMETFISNEGLIKQLPAPLSVYVLRTVWRQTLMLMHNLIVYVIVIAIFFTSLNHEYSLNTGNCNEGFSGICHPGIGWYSLSAIPGFFMLALNAGWVTLLLGIISTRYRDIPQVISSVIQLLFYLTPIVWPIDQLLAGGARASTSWALPFVHGNPLFHFIQIVRAPLIGQQVSINSWYVVLGITVVGWVLALVAMRNYRSRVSYWV, encoded by the coding sequence GTGCATGCCACCAGCACGGTTCACGCCGCCGACGGTGCTGCGCCGACCTCGGTTCCGCCGATTTCGGACAGCAAGACCTTTTCGCGCGCGTTCGCCGATATCAAGACCGGTTTCGCCGCCAAAGAGCTGTGGGGACACCTCGGCTGGCAGGACATCAAGCAGCGCTATCGCCGCTCGGTGATCGGCCCGTTCTGGATCACGATCAGCCAGGGTGTCATCGCGCTGGGCCTCGGGCTCCTGTACTCACAGTTGTTCGGCATGCCGACGTCGACGTTCCTGCCCTACATCAGCACGGGCTTCATCATCTGGGGCTTCATCAGCGGCTGCCTGTCCGAGGGCATGGAGACCTTCATCTCCAACGAGGGGCTGATCAAACAGCTCCCTGCGCCACTCTCCGTCTACGTGCTGCGCACGGTCTGGCGCCAGACCCTGATGCTGATGCACAACCTGATCGTCTACGTGATCGTCATCGCGATCTTCTTCACCTCGCTCAACCACGAGTATTCACTGAACACCGGCAACTGCAATGAGGGCTTCTCCGGTATCTGCCACCCCGGTATCGGCTGGTACTCACTGAGCGCGATCCCCGGCTTCTTCATGCTCGCCTTGAACGCCGGCTGGGTCACCCTGCTGCTGGGCATCATCTCGACCCGCTACCGGGACATCCCGCAGGTGATCAGCTCGGTCATCCAGCTGCTGTTCTATCTCACGCCGATCGTGTGGCCGATCGACCAGCTGCTGGCGGGCGGCGCGCGTGCCTCCACCTCGTGGGCCCTGCCGTTCGTCCACGGCAACCCGTTGTTCCACTTCATCCAGATCGTGCGCGCACCACTGATCGGGCAGCAAGTCAGCATCAACAGCTGGTATGTGGTGCTCGGCATCACCGTCGTCGGCTGGGTCCTCGCGCTGGTCGCGATGCGCAATTACCGTTCCCGCGTCTCTTATTGGGTGTGA
- a CDS encoding DegT/DnrJ/EryC1/StrS family aminotransferase, with protein sequence MGESDAVSAGKSTSTDFLPYGRQSVSDEDIAAVTEVLRGDWLTTGPAVTRFEDDLAEHTGGTPAVAVTSGTAALHVAYAAAGVGSGDEVVTSPMTFVATAAAAALLGGKVVFADVEADTGNLDPAAVSAAMTSRTKVVAAVDYAGHPAEVDELGRIARDNGALLLEDAAHSVGGNSHGRPVGSLADLTTFSFFPTKNLTTAEGGAVVSASEDLLARARGFRNHGLVRDKAAQRYPDEGAWHQEVHEFGLNYRLPDVLCALGSSQLRRLAEFKRRRAEIHARYTTALSSLDGVLTPAVREGADPVWHLYPLRVLEGRRRALFDHLRGKGIGVQVNYIPAYWHPVFEDLGYQRGMCPNAELYYSQELSLPLFPALTDADVDRVIDEVHGFFG encoded by the coding sequence ATGGGTGAGTCCGATGCCGTCTCCGCGGGGAAGAGCACGTCGACGGACTTCCTCCCCTACGGCCGCCAGTCCGTTTCGGACGAGGACATCGCCGCCGTCACCGAGGTGTTGCGCGGCGACTGGCTGACCACCGGCCCCGCCGTCACTCGCTTCGAAGATGACCTCGCGGAGCACACCGGCGGCACGCCCGCCGTGGCCGTCACCTCGGGCACGGCAGCACTGCACGTCGCTTACGCGGCCGCCGGGGTCGGCTCTGGCGACGAGGTCGTCACCTCGCCGATGACCTTCGTCGCCACCGCCGCGGCAGCGGCTCTGCTCGGCGGCAAGGTCGTGTTCGCCGATGTCGAAGCGGACACCGGCAACCTCGACCCGGCGGCGGTTTCCGCCGCCATGACCTCGCGGACCAAGGTCGTCGCGGCCGTGGACTACGCCGGCCACCCGGCGGAAGTGGACGAACTCGGCCGCATCGCCCGCGACAACGGCGCGCTGCTGCTGGAGGACGCCGCGCATTCCGTCGGCGGGAACTCCCACGGCAGGCCGGTCGGCTCGCTCGCCGACCTCACCACGTTCTCCTTCTTCCCCACCAAGAACCTCACCACGGCCGAAGGCGGCGCTGTCGTCTCCGCTTCGGAAGACCTGCTCGCGCGTGCCCGGGGTTTCCGCAATCATGGCCTGGTGCGGGACAAGGCGGCACAGCGTTATCCGGACGAGGGGGCGTGGCACCAGGAGGTGCACGAGTTCGGCCTCAATTACCGGCTGCCGGATGTGTTGTGCGCCTTGGGAAGCAGTCAGCTCCGGCGGCTCGCCGAGTTCAAGAGGCGCCGAGCGGAGATCCATGCTCGGTACACCACCGCACTGTCCTCATTGGACGGAGTGCTGACGCCCGCGGTGCGTGAAGGCGCGGACCCGGTGTGGCATCTGTACCCGCTGCGAGTCCTCGAAGGACGCCGCCGCGCACTGTTCGATCACTTGCGCGGCAAGGGAATCGGCGTGCAGGTCAACTACATTCCCGCGTACTGGCACCCGGTGTTCGAGGACCTCGGGTACCAGCGCGGGATGTGCCCGAACGCGGAGCTGTACTACAGCCAGGAGCTCTCGCTGCCGCTGTTCCCCGCGTTGACCGACGCCGACGTGGACCGCGTCATCGACGAGGTCCACGGCTTCTTCGGCTAG
- a CDS encoding ABC transporter ATP-binding protein — translation MVSIDVHNAYVDFPIFDAKTRSMKKKVLGKVGGKIGTETKVPIIEALHDVTLQLREGDRVGLVGHNGAGKSTLLRLLSGIYEPTRGSAKISGKIAPVFDLGIGMDPEISGLENIIIRGLFLGMTAKQMEARVDDIAEFTELGDYLQMPLRTYSTGMRVRLALGVVTSIDPEILILDEGIGAVDAAFLNKAKDRLKALVKRSGILVFASHSDEFLFELCDSAIWMDEGHVKQRGSLRDVLTGYKGRDPFENMSKETLERFGLETEPVATTNGGQG, via the coding sequence ATGGTCAGCATTGATGTGCACAACGCCTACGTCGACTTCCCCATTTTCGACGCGAAGACCCGCTCCATGAAGAAGAAGGTGCTGGGCAAGGTCGGCGGCAAGATCGGCACCGAGACCAAGGTCCCGATCATCGAAGCCCTGCACGACGTGACGCTCCAGCTGCGGGAAGGCGACCGGGTCGGCCTCGTCGGCCACAACGGCGCCGGGAAGTCGACGCTGCTGCGGCTGCTGTCCGGCATCTACGAGCCCACCCGCGGTTCGGCGAAGATCTCCGGCAAGATCGCGCCGGTCTTCGACCTCGGCATCGGCATGGACCCGGAGATCTCCGGGCTCGAGAACATCATCATCCGCGGTCTGTTCCTCGGGATGACCGCGAAGCAGATGGAAGCCCGCGTCGACGACATCGCGGAGTTCACCGAACTCGGCGACTACCTGCAGATGCCGCTGCGCACCTACTCGACCGGTATGCGGGTGCGCCTGGCGCTGGGCGTGGTCACCTCGATCGACCCGGAGATCCTGATCCTCGACGAGGGCATCGGCGCGGTCGACGCGGCGTTCCTCAACAAGGCCAAGGACCGGTTGAAGGCGCTGGTGAAGCGCTCGGGCATCCTGGTGTTCGCCAGCCACTCGGACGAGTTCCTCTTCGAACTCTGCGACTCCGCCATCTGGATGGACGAGGGCCACGTCAAGCAGCGCGGTTCGCTGCGCGACGTGCTCACCGGCTACAAGGGGCGCGACCCGTTCGAGAACATGAGCAAGGAAACGCTGGAGCGGTTCGGCCTCGAGACCGAGCCGGTGGCGACGACGAACGGTGGCCAAGGATGA
- the pseI gene encoding pseudaminic acid synthase: MTASEVRIGAHVLSTAHPPFVIAEMSGNHNGDLGRALEIVDAIAETGAQAVKLQTYRPDTITIDVDTPDFRIGDSHSLWGGENLYKLYERAHTPWEWHEPLFERARAHGIEIFSSPFDPTAVDLLESLDAPAYKIASSEIVDLPLIELCAKTGKPLIISTGMASVAEIDAAMRTAREAGNDQIVVLGCTASYPASPAESNLRGLPVLAGVTGTLVGLSDHTPGIGAPLAAVALGAVAIEKHVTLARNDGGVDSEFSLEPAELAALVTESHRAWEALGAAVIGPRESEKEGLRFRRSLYVVEDVRAGDTVTRENVRSIRPAGGLAPAEIVNVLGRTFSRDVPKGTALTWGLI, translated from the coding sequence ATGACCGCCAGCGAGGTGCGCATCGGCGCACATGTCCTCTCGACGGCGCATCCGCCGTTCGTGATCGCCGAAATGTCCGGTAACCACAACGGTGACCTCGGCCGGGCATTGGAGATCGTCGACGCGATCGCCGAAACCGGCGCGCAGGCGGTCAAGCTGCAGACCTACCGGCCGGACACGATCACCATCGACGTGGACACCCCGGACTTCCGGATCGGCGACTCGCATTCGCTGTGGGGCGGCGAAAACCTCTACAAGCTTTACGAGCGCGCCCACACCCCGTGGGAATGGCACGAGCCGCTGTTCGAGCGCGCCCGCGCCCACGGCATCGAGATCTTCTCCAGCCCGTTCGACCCCACCGCGGTCGACCTGCTGGAGTCGCTGGACGCGCCCGCGTACAAGATCGCGTCCTCGGAGATCGTCGACCTGCCGCTGATCGAACTGTGCGCGAAGACCGGCAAGCCGCTGATCATCTCGACCGGGATGGCCAGCGTCGCCGAGATCGACGCGGCGATGCGGACCGCGCGTGAGGCGGGCAACGACCAGATCGTCGTGCTCGGCTGCACCGCCAGTTACCCGGCGTCGCCCGCCGAGAGCAACCTGCGTGGCCTGCCCGTCCTGGCGGGCGTGACCGGGACACTCGTCGGCCTGTCGGACCACACGCCCGGCATCGGCGCCCCGCTGGCCGCCGTCGCGCTCGGCGCCGTCGCCATCGAGAAGCACGTGACGCTGGCCAGGAACGACGGCGGCGTCGACTCGGAGTTCTCCCTGGAGCCCGCCGAACTGGCCGCGTTGGTCACCGAGTCGCACCGTGCCTGGGAGGCGCTGGGCGCGGCGGTGATCGGGCCGCGCGAGAGCGAGAAGGAAGGCCTGCGGTTCAGGCGTTCCCTCTATGTCGTCGAGGACGTGCGCGCAGGGGACACGGTGACGCGGGAGAACGTCCGCTCGATCCGGCCCGCCGGTGGGCTCGCGCCCGCCGAGATCGTGAACGTGCTCGGCCGCACCTTCTCTCGCGATGTTCCGAAGGGCACCGCGCTCACCTGGGGTCTGATCTAG
- a CDS encoding bacterial proteasome activator family protein — protein sequence MEHMTDPVSRESTTPGDGGGDSPHHVVVVGPDGTPVGTARIASPGSDSGEEGQEESLGDLVEEPAKVMRIGTMIKQLLEEVRAAPLDDASRTRVREIHQTSIRELEQALAPELQDELERLVRPFTENSTPSDAELRIAQAQLVGWLEGLFSGIQTALFAQQMAARVQLEQMRRGLPAGPSAGGALGGHGAGGESHGPGQYL from the coding sequence ATGGAGCACATGACCGACCCAGTTTCCCGCGAATCGACCACCCCCGGTGACGGCGGCGGAGACTCCCCACACCATGTGGTGGTCGTCGGTCCCGACGGCACCCCGGTCGGCACCGCACGCATCGCCTCCCCCGGCTCCGACTCCGGAGAGGAGGGGCAGGAGGAATCGCTCGGCGACCTCGTCGAAGAACCCGCCAAGGTGATGCGCATCGGCACGATGATCAAACAGCTGCTGGAGGAGGTCCGCGCCGCGCCGCTGGACGACGCCAGCCGCACGCGCGTGCGCGAGATCCACCAGACCTCCATCCGCGAACTGGAGCAGGCGCTGGCGCCGGAGCTGCAGGACGAGCTGGAGCGGCTGGTGCGGCCGTTCACCGAGAACTCGACGCCGTCCGATGCCGAACTGCGGATCGCGCAGGCTCAGCTGGTCGGCTGGCTGGAAGGGCTGTTCAGCGGCATCCAGACCGCGCTGTTCGCGCAGCAGATGGCCGCGCGGGTGCAGCTGGAGCAGATGCGGCGCGGGCTCCCGGCCGGGCCGTCCGCGGGTGGCGCCCTCGGCGGGCACGGGGCAGGCGGCGAGTCGCACGGGCCGGGCCAGTACCTCTGA
- a CDS encoding GNAT family N-acetyltransferase, producing the protein MTGLLVEAGEDDLDRIRRWRNHPSVRRVSFTTHEIGVEEHRGWFEAVRADPSRRVLVYRHDGVPAGVVLFSDIEAGSAEWHFYLDVEGLGREILPAWLKLEGAAVDYGFDVLGLNLLGGATLADNRQVLQLHKRFGFTETRRYVREVDGEPREVVWTELRAADRRTRKKR; encoded by the coding sequence ATGACCGGCCTGCTGGTCGAAGCCGGGGAAGACGATCTCGACCGGATCCGGCGGTGGCGCAACCATCCGTCGGTCCGGCGGGTCAGTTTCACCACGCACGAGATCGGTGTCGAAGAACACCGTGGCTGGTTCGAGGCCGTCCGTGCGGACCCGAGCCGTCGCGTTCTCGTCTACCGGCACGACGGCGTGCCCGCCGGTGTCGTGCTGTTCAGTGACATCGAGGCAGGAAGTGCGGAATGGCACTTCTACCTGGACGTCGAGGGGCTCGGCCGGGAAATCCTCCCCGCTTGGCTGAAGCTGGAGGGCGCCGCCGTCGACTACGGCTTCGACGTACTCGGGCTGAACCTGCTCGGCGGCGCGACGCTCGCGGACAACCGGCAGGTGCTGCAGCTCCACAAGCGATTCGGCTTCACCGAAACACGCAGGTATGTTCGAGAGGTCGACGGTGAGCCGCGCGAGGTCGTCTGGACCGAACTGCGTGCCGCCGACCGCCGGACCAGGAAGAAGAGGTAG